In one Bradyrhizobium cosmicum genomic region, the following are encoded:
- the lysA gene encoding diaminopimelate decarboxylase, which translates to MNHFDYRNGVLHAEAVNLSELAAAVGTPFYCYSTATLERHYRVFTDAFAGEKVLVCYAMKANSNQSVLRTLAKLGAGADVVSGGELKRALAAGIPASKILFSGVGKTEDELRAALAADILCLNVESEPELELLSRLATETGKTARISLRVNPDVDAGTHAKISTGKSENKFGIPIAHAREVYARAARLPGIEVTGTDVHIGSQITDLSSMETAFRILAEFVQTLRADGHDISHVDFGGGLGIPYYMDREAPPAPDVYAAMVKRVSHNLGCTLMFEPGRMIVGNAGILVAKVIYVKHGDGKNFVIIDAAMNDLIRPTLYEAHHDILPVTQAAKGAATILADVVGPVCETGDYLALDRTLPTPKPGDLIAIMTAGAYGAVQAGTYNTRPLVPEVLVKGDQYAVVRPRIEVEQLIAMDKPAPWL; encoded by the coding sequence ATGAATCATTTCGACTATCGCAACGGCGTGCTGCACGCCGAGGCGGTGAACCTGTCCGAGCTGGCCGCAGCCGTCGGCACGCCGTTCTATTGCTATTCGACCGCGACGCTGGAGCGCCACTACCGCGTCTTCACCGACGCTTTCGCCGGCGAGAAGGTGCTGGTCTGCTACGCCATGAAGGCGAACTCCAACCAGTCCGTGCTGCGCACGCTGGCGAAGCTTGGCGCGGGCGCCGACGTCGTCTCCGGCGGTGAATTGAAGCGTGCGCTGGCCGCCGGCATCCCCGCCAGCAAGATCTTGTTCTCCGGTGTCGGCAAGACCGAAGACGAGCTGCGTGCCGCGCTGGCCGCCGACATTCTCTGCCTCAACGTGGAATCCGAGCCCGAACTCGAGCTGTTGTCGCGGCTCGCGACCGAGACGGGCAAGACCGCGCGCATCTCGTTGCGCGTCAATCCGGACGTCGACGCCGGCACGCACGCCAAGATCTCGACTGGAAAATCCGAGAACAAGTTCGGCATCCCGATCGCGCACGCCCGCGAGGTCTATGCCCGCGCCGCCAGGCTGCCGGGCATCGAGGTGACGGGCACCGACGTGCATATCGGCAGCCAGATCACGGACCTCTCCAGCATGGAGACTGCGTTCCGCATCCTTGCCGAATTCGTGCAGACGCTGCGAGCCGACGGGCACGACATCAGCCACGTCGATTTCGGCGGCGGCCTCGGCATTCCCTATTACATGGACCGCGAGGCGCCGCCGGCGCCCGACGTCTATGCCGCCATGGTCAAGCGTGTCAGTCACAATCTCGGCTGCACGCTGATGTTCGAGCCGGGCCGCATGATCGTCGGCAATGCCGGCATCCTCGTCGCCAAGGTGATCTATGTGAAGCACGGTGACGGCAAGAACTTCGTCATCATCGATGCCGCGATGAACGATCTGATCCGGCCGACGCTGTACGAAGCCCATCACGACATCCTGCCGGTGACGCAAGCCGCGAAGGGCGCAGCCACCATCCTGGCCGACGTCGTCGGCCCGGTCTGCGAGACCGGCGACTATCTCGCATTGGACCGCACTCTGCCGACGCCGAAGCCCGGCGATCTCATCGCCATCATGACCGCGGGCGCCTATGGCGCGGTGCAGGCAGGCACCTACAACACGCGGCCGCTGGTGCCCGAGGTGCTGGTGAAGGGCGATCAGTACGCCGTGGTGCGCCCGCGCATCGAGGTCGAGCAGCTCATCGCGATGGACAAGCCGGCACCGTGGTTGTGA
- the lptM gene encoding LPS translocon maturation chaperone LptM, translating to MTSKFRPTGSGWAIIVLSLTALALAGCGRKGPLDLPPTASSASTANVAAPTDTETEAQRTPSVFNPTYGADAAPAATKGRKKPFILDPLLDERPSR from the coding sequence GTGACGTCAAAGTTTCGCCCGACCGGCTCGGGGTGGGCCATCATTGTCTTGAGCCTGACGGCGCTCGCGCTTGCCGGCTGCGGCCGCAAGGGCCCGCTCGATCTGCCGCCGACCGCCTCCAGCGCGTCCACGGCCAATGTCGCGGCTCCGACCGACACCGAGACCGAAGCCCAGAGGACGCCGAGCGTGTTCAATCCCACCTATGGTGCGGATGCAGCGCCGGCGGCGACGAAGGGCAGGAAGAAACCGTTTATCCTCGACCCCCTTCTGGACGAAAGACCCAGCCGCTAA
- the argH gene encoding argininosuccinate lyase, giving the protein MSNKMWGGRFSERPDEIMEEINVSIDVDRHLFAQDIAASKAHAAMLASQGIITASDAKNIGKGLDTILSEIGSGGFTFKRALEDIHMNVESRLSELIGPAAGRLHTARSRNDQVATDFRLYVRDILDETDAALATFQAALVNRALEHAATVMPGFTHLQTAQPVTFGHHLLAYVEMAARDRGRFQDARKRLNESPLGAAALAGTSFPIDRHATAKALGFDRPMANSLDAVSDRDFVLETLSAASICAVHMSRFAEEIVIWTSPLVGLIRLSDKFTTGSSIMPQKRNPDAAELVRAKTGRVIGALNGLLIVMKGLPLAYQKDMQEDKQGAMEGFAALSLAIRAMTGMVRDLVPDEAKMKLAAGEGYATATDLADWLVRTLKMPFRDAHHVTGRIVAKAAEGGVALHELPLKEMQAIEPRITKDVLGVLSVESSVKSRTSFGGTAPKNVAAQAKAWVKRLEKERKLG; this is encoded by the coding sequence ATGAGCAACAAGATGTGGGGCGGCCGGTTCTCGGAACGCCCCGATGAGATCATGGAAGAGATCAACGTCTCCATCGACGTCGATCGTCACCTCTTTGCCCAGGACATTGCCGCATCCAAGGCCCACGCCGCGATGCTTGCCAGCCAGGGCATCATCACGGCCTCTGATGCGAAAAATATCGGCAAGGGTCTAGACACGATTCTGTCAGAGATCGGCTCGGGCGGCTTCACGTTCAAGCGCGCGCTCGAAGACATCCATATGAATGTCGAGAGCCGCCTGTCCGAGCTGATCGGCCCGGCCGCCGGCCGCCTGCACACCGCGCGCTCGCGCAACGACCAGGTCGCAACCGATTTCCGTCTCTATGTCCGCGATATCCTCGACGAGACCGATGCCGCGCTCGCCACGTTCCAGGCGGCGCTGGTCAACCGCGCGCTCGAACATGCCGCGACCGTGATGCCCGGCTTCACGCATCTGCAGACCGCGCAGCCCGTGACCTTCGGCCACCACCTGCTCGCCTATGTCGAGATGGCCGCGCGCGACCGCGGCCGCTTCCAGGACGCTCGCAAGCGGCTCAATGAATCGCCGCTTGGCGCCGCCGCGCTTGCCGGCACCTCGTTCCCGATCGACCGCCACGCCACGGCGAAGGCGCTCGGCTTCGACCGCCCGATGGCGAATTCGCTCGATGCGGTCTCCGACCGCGACTTCGTGCTGGAGACGTTGTCGGCGGCCTCGATCTGCGCCGTGCATATGTCGCGCTTCGCCGAGGAGATCGTGATCTGGACCTCGCCGCTGGTCGGCCTGATCCGGCTCAGTGACAAGTTCACCACCGGTTCCTCGATCATGCCGCAGAAGCGCAATCCGGATGCCGCCGAGCTCGTGCGCGCCAAGACCGGCCGCGTCATCGGCGCGCTCAACGGTCTGTTGATCGTGATGAAGGGCCTGCCGCTCGCCTATCAAAAGGACATGCAGGAGGACAAGCAGGGCGCCATGGAGGGCTTTGCCGCGCTGTCGCTGGCGATCCGCGCCATGACGGGCATGGTCCGCGATCTCGTCCCCGACGAGGCAAAGATGAAACTTGCTGCCGGCGAGGGCTATGCCACCGCGACCGATCTCGCCGACTGGCTGGTGCGGACGCTGAAGATGCCGTTCCGCGATGCCCATCACGTCACTGGCCGCATCGTGGCCAAGGCTGCCGAGGGCGGCGTGGCGCTGCATGAGCTGCCGCTCAAGGAGATGCAGGCGATCGAGCCCAGGATCACCAAGGACGTGCTCGGCGTGCTCTCGGTCGAATCGTCGGTGAAGAGCCGGACCAGCTTCGGCGGCACCGCGCCGAAGAACGTGGCGGCTCAGGCCAAGGCTTGGGTGAAGCGGCTGGAAAAAGAGCGAAAATTGGGCTGA
- the tlpA gene encoding thiol:disulfide interchange protein TlpA, whose product MLDQKPSATRRIPLVIATVAIGGLAGFAALYGLGLSRSPSGDPTCKPAVATAQKIAPLAHGEVAALTMASAPLKLPDLAFEDADGKPKKLSDFRGKTLLVNLWATWCVPCRKEMPALDELQGKLAGPNFEVVAINIDTRDPEKPKTFLKEANLTRLGYFNDQKAKVFQDLKAIGRALGMPTSVLVDPQGCEIATIAGPAEWASEDALKLLRAAKGKAAASF is encoded by the coding sequence ATGCTCGACCAGAAGCCCTCCGCCACGCGCCGGATCCCCCTCGTCATCGCCACGGTGGCGATCGGGGGGCTGGCCGGCTTCGCCGCGCTGTACGGGCTGGGCCTGAGCCGGTCGCCCTCAGGCGATCCGACCTGCAAGCCGGCGGTCGCAACCGCGCAGAAAATTGCCCCGCTCGCCCATGGCGAGGTGGCGGCCCTGACCATGGCGAGCGCGCCCCTAAAGCTGCCTGACCTGGCGTTCGAGGACGCCGACGGCAAGCCGAAGAAGCTGTCCGATTTCCGCGGCAAGACGCTGCTGGTGAACCTCTGGGCCACCTGGTGCGTGCCGTGTCGCAAGGAGATGCCGGCGCTGGACGAGCTCCAGGGCAAGCTGGCGGGCCCGAATTTCGAGGTGGTGGCGATCAATATCGACACCCGCGACCCCGAGAAGCCCAAGACCTTCCTGAAAGAGGCCAATCTGACCCGGCTCGGCTACTTCAACGACCAGAAAGCCAAGGTATTTCAGGATCTTAAGGCCATAGGCCGGGCCCTGGGCATGCCGACCTCGGTGCTGGTCGATCCGCAGGGCTGCGAGATCGCGACGATCGCAGGGCCGGCGGAATGGGCGAGCGAGGACGCGCTCAAGCTGCTCCGGGCCGCGAAGGGCAAGGCCGCCGCATCGTTCTAG
- a CDS encoding 3-hydroxybutyryl-CoA dehydrogenase produces the protein MAAVIKKVGVIGAGQMGNGIAHVAALAGFDVVLNDISADRLKSGMATINGNLARQVSKKGVTEDDKAKAMARISLAEKLDDLADCDLVIETAVEKEEVKRKIFHELCAVLKPEAIVASDTSSISITRLAAATDRPERFIGIHFMNPVPLMELVELIRGIATDDSTFEASKEFVAKLGKQVAVSEDFPAFIVNRILLPMINEAIYTLYEGVGNVEAIDAAMKLGAHHPMGPLELADFIGLDTCLSIMQVLHEGLADSKYRPCPLLVKYVEAGWLGRKTQRGFYDYRGAKPVPTR, from the coding sequence ATGGCGGCAGTGATCAAGAAGGTCGGCGTGATCGGCGCGGGGCAGATGGGCAACGGCATCGCGCATGTCGCGGCGCTGGCCGGCTTCGACGTGGTGCTGAACGACATCTCGGCCGACCGCCTCAAATCCGGCATGGCCACCATCAATGGCAATCTGGCGCGCCAGGTCTCCAAGAAGGGCGTCACCGAGGACGACAAGGCCAAGGCGATGGCGCGCATCTCGCTGGCCGAGAAGCTCGACGACCTTGCCGACTGCGATCTCGTCATCGAGACCGCAGTCGAGAAGGAAGAGGTCAAGCGCAAGATTTTCCACGAGCTCTGCGCGGTGCTGAAGCCGGAAGCGATCGTCGCTTCCGACACGTCCTCGATCTCGATCACGCGGCTGGCTGCTGCCACCGACCGGCCCGAGCGTTTCATCGGCATTCACTTCATGAATCCGGTGCCGCTGATGGAGCTGGTCGAGTTGATCCGCGGCATCGCCACCGACGATTCGACCTTCGAGGCGTCCAAGGAATTCGTTGCCAAGCTCGGCAAGCAGGTCGCGGTCTCCGAGGATTTCCCGGCCTTCATCGTCAACCGCATCCTGCTGCCGATGATCAACGAGGCGATCTACACGCTGTACGAAGGCGTCGGCAACGTCGAGGCGATCGACGCGGCGATGAAGCTCGGTGCCCACCATCCGATGGGCCCGCTGGAGCTGGCCGATTTCATCGGCCTCGATACCTGCCTGTCCATCATGCAGGTGCTGCATGAAGGGCTCGCCGATTCCAAGTACCGCCCGTGCCCGCTGCTGGTGAAATACGTCGAGGCGGGCTGGCTCGGCCGCAAGACTCAGCGCGGTTTCTACGACTACCGCGGCGCCAAGCCGGTTCCGACGCGCTGA
- a CDS encoding electron transfer flavoprotein subunit alpha/FixB family protein: MTTLLIAEHEHEVLKDSTNKALTAASQLGGDVHVLVAGGGQGTKAAADAAAKLAGVAKVLVAEGETYAHDLAEPLAALIVSLAPSYDAIVAPATSRFKNVMPRVAALLDVMQVSEIIKVVAPDTYERPIYAGNAIQTVKSKDAKKVITVRTSTFAAAGEGGGAAVESVAAAADPGLSSFVGEEVAKSDRPELTSAKIIVSGGRAMQSRENFAKYIEPLADKLGAGVGASRAAVDAGYAPNDWQVGQTGKVVAPELYVAVGISGAIQHLAGMKDSKVIVAINKDEDAPIFQVADYGLVADLYQAVPELTDALAKLGK; the protein is encoded by the coding sequence ATGACGACGTTGCTGATTGCTGAACACGAACACGAGGTCCTCAAGGACTCCACCAACAAGGCGCTCACCGCGGCGTCCCAGCTCGGCGGCGATGTCCACGTGCTGGTCGCCGGCGGCGGGCAGGGCACCAAGGCTGCGGCCGATGCGGCCGCCAAGCTTGCCGGTGTCGCCAAGGTGCTGGTCGCCGAAGGCGAAACCTATGCGCACGATCTCGCCGAGCCGCTGGCCGCTCTAATCGTGTCGCTGGCCCCGTCCTACGACGCGATCGTCGCGCCCGCGACCTCGCGCTTCAAGAACGTGATGCCGCGCGTCGCTGCCCTGCTCGACGTCATGCAGGTCTCGGAGATCATCAAGGTGGTCGCGCCCGACACCTATGAGCGTCCGATCTATGCCGGCAACGCCATCCAGACGGTGAAGTCAAAGGACGCCAAGAAGGTCATCACGGTCCGCACCTCGACCTTCGCTGCAGCCGGTGAAGGCGGCGGCGCCGCCGTCGAGAGCGTCGCGGCTGCGGCCGATCCGGGCCTGTCGTCCTTCGTCGGCGAGGAAGTCGCCAAGAGCGACCGTCCCGAGCTGACCTCGGCCAAGATCATCGTCTCCGGTGGCCGTGCCATGCAGAGCCGTGAGAACTTCGCCAAATACATCGAGCCGCTCGCCGACAAGCTCGGCGCCGGCGTCGGTGCCTCGCGCGCGGCGGTGGACGCCGGCTATGCGCCGAACGACTGGCAGGTCGGCCAGACCGGCAAGGTCGTCGCCCCTGAGCTCTACGTCGCGGTCGGCATATCCGGCGCGATCCAGCATCTGGCCGGCATGAAGGACTCCAAGGTGATCGTCGCGATCAACAAGGACGAGGACGCGCCGATCTTCCAGGTCGCCGATTACGGCCTGGTCGCCGACCTCTACCAGGCGGTTCCTGAGCTGACCGACGCGCTCGCCAAGCTCGGCAAGTAA
- a CDS encoding electron transfer flavoprotein subunit beta/FixA family protein, translating into MKVLVPVKRVVDYNVKVRVKSDGSGVELANVKMSMNPFDEIAVEEALRLKEAGKATEVVVVSIGPAQASETIRTGLAMGADRGILVKADGIIEPLAVAKILKKVAEEEQPGLIILGKQAIDDDSNQTGQMLAALLGWSQATFASKLEVEGSDFKVTREVDGGLQTVKLKGPAIVTTDLRLNEPRYASLPNIMKAKKKPIAEKTVADYGVDVTARLEVLKTAEPAGRKAGVKVKDVAELVSKLKNEAGVL; encoded by the coding sequence ATGAAGGTCTTGGTGCCGGTAAAGCGGGTGGTCGATTACAACGTCAAGGTCCGCGTCAAGAGCGATGGATCGGGCGTTGAACTCGCCAACGTCAAAATGTCCATGAACCCGTTCGACGAAATCGCCGTCGAGGAAGCGCTGCGCCTGAAGGAAGCCGGCAAGGCGACCGAAGTCGTGGTGGTCTCCATCGGGCCTGCGCAGGCGTCGGAGACGATCCGCACCGGTCTTGCCATGGGCGCCGATCGCGGCATCCTGGTGAAGGCCGACGGCATCATCGAGCCGCTCGCCGTCGCCAAGATCCTGAAGAAGGTCGCGGAAGAAGAGCAGCCGGGCCTGATCATTCTCGGCAAGCAGGCAATCGACGACGACAGTAATCAGACCGGTCAGATGCTGGCCGCACTGCTCGGCTGGTCGCAGGCGACGTTCGCTTCGAAGCTCGAGGTCGAAGGCTCCGACTTCAAGGTTACCCGCGAAGTCGACGGGGGCTTGCAGACCGTGAAGCTGAAGGGACCGGCGATCGTCACCACCGATCTGCGTCTCAACGAGCCGCGCTATGCTTCGCTGCCGAACATCATGAAGGCCAAGAAGAAGCCGATCGCGGAGAAGACCGTTGCCGACTACGGCGTCGACGTCACTGCGCGCCTCGAAGTTCTGAAGACGGCTGAGCCCGCGGGCCGCAAGGCCGGCGTCAAGGTCAAGGACGTCGCCGAGCTGGTGTCGAAGCTCAAGAACGAAGCCGGGGTGCTCTGA
- a CDS encoding cob(I)yrinic acid a,c-diamide adenosyltransferase: protein MVTLNRIYTKTGDDGTTALGTGERRPKYDLRIAAYGTVDETNAAIGVVRLYTKDAPELDAMLGRIQNDLFDLGADLAVPEREGKAERLRVVASQVERLERDIDALNDKLAPLTSFVLPGGTPAAAYLHVARTICRRAERVMVELAARPGEPVGTAGIHYMNRLSDFLFVASRAANHNGAGDVLWVPGQNR, encoded by the coding sequence ATGGTCACGCTCAACCGCATCTATACCAAGACTGGTGACGACGGCACGACGGCGCTCGGAACCGGGGAGCGGCGTCCGAAATACGATCTGCGCATCGCGGCCTATGGCACGGTCGACGAGACCAATGCCGCGATAGGCGTCGTTCGTCTGTACACAAAGGACGCGCCCGAGCTCGATGCGATGCTCGGCCGCATCCAGAACGATCTGTTCGATCTCGGCGCCGATCTCGCTGTTCCCGAACGCGAGGGCAAGGCCGAACGGCTTCGGGTGGTGGCAAGCCAGGTCGAGCGGCTCGAGCGCGATATCGACGCGCTCAACGACAAGCTCGCGCCACTGACCTCCTTCGTATTGCCGGGCGGCACGCCTGCCGCCGCCTACCTCCACGTCGCCCGCACGATTTGCCGCAGGGCGGAACGGGTGATGGTGGAACTGGCGGCCCGGCCCGGCGAGCCCGTCGGGACGGCTGGCATCCATTATATGAACCGCCTGTCGGACTTCCTGTTCGTGGCCAGCCGTGCCGCTAACCATAACGGTGCCGGTGACGTGCTTTGGGTTCCCGGTCAGAATCGCTGA
- a CDS encoding twin transmembrane helix small protein, whose protein sequence is MASLLSTFILPVAAGAVAVVLLLGLVNMMRGGSPNTSQKLMRWRVLLQFVAIVVAMLAVWAMGR, encoded by the coding sequence ATGGCATCTCTCCTGAGTACTTTCATCCTGCCGGTAGCAGCCGGCGCCGTGGCGGTGGTGCTGCTGCTTGGTCTCGTCAACATGATGCGCGGTGGCTCGCCCAACACCTCGCAGAAGCTGATGCGTTGGCGCGTGCTGCTTCAGTTCGTGGCGATCGTCGTCGCCATGCTCGCAGTCTGGGCGATGGGGCGATAA
- a CDS encoding YihY/virulence factor BrkB family protein, whose protein sequence is MKAIRTIYVVVEDAFYTFLADDGWAIASHIALSSLMALFPFLIVLTSLAGFFGSKELADQAAGLMLQVWPSQVADSLSGEIHDVLTTTRSGALTIGAVLSVYFASNGVEALRVALNRAYAVVEMRRWYWLRLESIGYTLVAAFTALAMAFLIVLGPLVIEAARRYIPLFVESNESILTWLRYGITVCALVVALLILHAWLPAGRRGLLQILPGIVFTIVASLISGIVFGQYLARFANNYVTMYAGLASVIIALVFLYFIAAIFVYGGELNAAIIKSRLPHGVSLQAAQSLKPSETQA, encoded by the coding sequence GTGAAAGCCATCCGCACCATCTACGTCGTCGTGGAGGATGCCTTCTACACGTTCCTCGCCGACGACGGCTGGGCGATCGCGAGCCATATCGCGCTGTCGAGTTTGATGGCGCTGTTCCCATTCCTGATCGTGCTGACCTCGCTCGCCGGATTCTTCGGCTCGAAGGAACTCGCCGATCAGGCGGCCGGGCTGATGCTCCAAGTCTGGCCCAGTCAGGTCGCCGACTCGCTCTCAGGCGAAATCCACGACGTGCTGACCACGACCCGCTCCGGCGCACTGACCATCGGCGCGGTCCTCTCGGTCTACTTCGCGTCGAACGGCGTCGAGGCGCTCCGTGTCGCGCTCAACCGCGCCTATGCTGTGGTCGAGATGCGGCGCTGGTACTGGCTGCGGCTGGAATCGATCGGCTACACGCTGGTCGCCGCATTCACTGCGCTCGCCATGGCATTCCTGATCGTGCTCGGACCGCTCGTCATCGAGGCGGCGCGGCGTTACATTCCTCTGTTCGTCGAATCCAACGAGAGCATCCTGACCTGGCTGCGCTACGGCATCACCGTCTGCGCGCTGGTGGTGGCGCTGCTGATCCTGCATGCCTGGCTGCCGGCCGGACGGCGCGGCCTGCTCCAGATCCTGCCCGGCATTGTCTTCACCATCGTGGCCTCGCTGATCTCGGGCATCGTGTTCGGACAATATCTGGCGCGATTCGCCAACAACTACGTCACGATGTATGCAGGGCTTGCCTCGGTGATCATCGCGCTGGTGTTTCTGTATTTCATCGCCGCGATCTTCGTTTACGGCGGCGAACTCAACGCCGCGATCATCAAGTCGCGGCTTCCTCACGGCGTGTCGCTTCAAGCAGCGCAGTCGCTAAAGCCCTCGGAGACACAGGCTTGA
- a CDS encoding ATP-binding protein: MAAKTRAARTTRTSRRVVRKRSVPAAKVRRRSPRAVTPDVVQAALAAFAHEVRTPLTGILAISDLLATSDLGERERRWADTIKAGAEHLASLATLFVDAARTDKGQGGSTLRQDLFDLRTLARSAGDSLAGRAAAKGLQSQVDISEKLPGLVVGDPVRLRAALENLIDNAVKFTELGGVALAVAPWRPAKGKDKAKGRPKGKAKQRSKVGVAFSVSDSGIGLAMAEIKRLFRPFTQANVTIASRFGGAGLGLSSVKQLARAMGGDISVAPRRGGGATFTLTVSLDATGSGRSRKSKDEADVDAMAALRLLSVEDNPFGRVVLNTILTELGHHAEFIGRGEDAVNRLAQGAFDAVLMDMVLPGIDGVEAIRRIRTMAPPLAQIPIIGVSGRGEDEAASRQAGADAFLVKPVSPRALATALLEATRREEAAT, encoded by the coding sequence ATGGCGGCGAAAACGCGCGCAGCGCGCACTACGCGGACGTCCAGGCGAGTGGTTCGGAAGCGGTCCGTGCCAGCCGCGAAGGTGCGCAGGCGCAGCCCCAGGGCGGTCACGCCGGACGTGGTCCAGGCGGCCCTTGCCGCCTTTGCCCATGAGGTCCGCACCCCCCTGACCGGAATTCTGGCGATCAGCGATCTGCTCGCAACCTCCGATCTCGGCGAGCGGGAACGGCGCTGGGCCGACACCATCAAGGCCGGCGCCGAGCATCTGGCGAGCCTCGCCACCCTGTTCGTCGATGCCGCCAGAACCGACAAGGGCCAGGGCGGCAGCACGCTGCGGCAGGATTTGTTCGACCTGCGGACGCTGGCTCGCAGCGCAGGCGATTCGCTCGCCGGCCGCGCCGCGGCCAAGGGCCTCCAGTCACAGGTCGATATCTCCGAAAAGCTGCCGGGGCTGGTGGTCGGCGATCCCGTCCGCCTGCGCGCTGCGCTCGAGAACCTGATCGACAATGCCGTGAAATTCACCGAGCTCGGCGGCGTGGCGCTCGCGGTCGCGCCCTGGCGTCCCGCCAAAGGTAAGGACAAGGCGAAGGGCAGGCCAAAGGGTAAGGCAAAGCAGAGGAGCAAAGTCGGCGTCGCCTTCTCGGTCTCCGACAGCGGCATCGGCCTCGCCATGGCCGAGATCAAGCGGCTGTTCCGCCCGTTTACCCAGGCCAATGTCACCATCGCCTCGCGCTTCGGCGGCGCCGGCCTCGGGCTATCCTCGGTGAAGCAATTGGCGCGCGCCATGGGCGGCGACATCTCGGTCGCGCCGCGGCGCGGCGGCGGCGCCACCTTCACATTGACGGTGTCTCTGGATGCAACGGGATCGGGCAGGTCCCGCAAGTCGAAGGACGAAGCCGATGTTGACGCAATGGCTGCGCTGCGCCTGCTCAGCGTCGAGGACAATCCGTTCGGCCGGGTCGTGCTCAACACCATCCTGACCGAGCTCGGCCATCATGCCGAGTTCATCGGGCGCGGCGAGGACGCGGTGAACCGGCTCGCGCAAGGCGCGTTCGACGCGGTGCTGATGGACATGGTGCTGCCGGGCATCGACGGGGTCGAGGCGATCAGGCGGATCCGCACCATGGCGCCTCCGCTGGCTCAGATCCCCATCATCGGCGTGTCTGGCCGTGGCGAGGACGAGGCGGCCTCGCGCCAGGCCGGCGCCGACGCCTTCCTGGTCAAGCCTGTGTCTCCGAGGGCTTTAGCGACTGCGCTGCTTGAAGCGACACGCCGTGAGGAAGCCGCGACTTGA
- the gluQRS gene encoding tRNA glutamyl-Q(34) synthetase GluQRS → MPPVFRFAPSPNGHLHLGHAYSALLNFDRACETGGRLLLRIEDIDAARCRPEYEVAIEEDLAWLGMAWETPVRRQSEHLSDYRAVLEKLSALGLVYPAFESRAEIARLVAAREADGPWPHDPDGAPLYPGDAKSLPADQRSRLIESGAPYALRLDMMAACRRVAGLTWNELGEGPDGAHGIVSARPEAWGDVILARKETPTSYHLSVVVDDALQGISEVVRGQDLFHATSVHRLLQALLGLPEPAYRHHVLIRDGEGRKLSKSSLSTGLRELRKAGASPASIRRLVGLNQVSLGVSKTPP, encoded by the coding sequence ATGCCACCCGTTTTCCGATTTGCCCCCAGCCCCAACGGCCACCTGCATCTCGGCCACGCTTATTCGGCGCTGCTGAACTTCGACCGCGCGTGCGAGACCGGCGGGCGGCTATTGCTGCGGATCGAGGACATCGATGCGGCGCGCTGCCGGCCGGAGTATGAGGTAGCGATCGAGGAGGACCTCGCCTGGCTCGGCATGGCCTGGGAGACGCCGGTCCGCCGCCAGTCCGAGCATCTGTCCGACTATCGCGCCGTGCTGGAAAAGCTGTCCGCGCTCGGCCTTGTCTATCCCGCCTTCGAAAGCCGTGCCGAGATCGCAAGGCTGGTGGCCGCGCGCGAGGCCGATGGGCCGTGGCCCCACGATCCCGACGGCGCGCCGCTCTATCCTGGCGACGCCAAATCGCTGCCGGCCGACCAACGGTCGAGGTTGATCGAAAGCGGTGCGCCTTATGCGCTGCGGCTCGACATGATGGCCGCCTGTCGCCGCGTCGCCGGGTTGACCTGGAATGAGCTGGGCGAGGGGCCCGATGGCGCGCACGGCATCGTGTCCGCGCGGCCCGAGGCCTGGGGTGACGTGATCCTGGCCCGCAAGGAGACGCCGACCAGCTACCATCTGTCCGTGGTCGTCGACGACGCCCTCCAGGGGATCAGCGAGGTGGTGCGGGGGCAGGACTTGTTTCACGCCACCTCCGTGCACCGTCTGCTGCAAGCCCTGCTCGGTCTGCCGGAGCCCGCCTACCGCCACCACGTCCTGATTCGGGACGGCGAGGGACGGAAGCTGTCGAAATCGAGCCTCTCGACCGGCCTGCGAGAGTTGCGCAAAGCCGGCGCATCGCCGGCCAGTATCCGCCGGTTGGTTGGATTAAACCAAGTTTCTCTGGGGGTTAGCAAAACGCCGCCGTGA